The Streptomyces sp. NBC_00344 genome includes a window with the following:
- the galE gene encoding UDP-glucose 4-epimerase GalE has translation MTWLITGGAGYIGAHVARAMTDAGERVVVLDDLSSGVVERLPEGMPLVRGSVLDRGLLDETLARHEISGVVHLAGQKQVGESVEQPLRYYRDNVHGLTVLLEAVVAAGVRNFLFSSSAAVYGVPDVELITEATPCLPINPYGETKLAGEWLVRATGRAHGLSTACLRYFNVAGAGAPELADIGVYNVIPMFFDRLTRGEDPRIFGDDYATPDGTCIRDYIHVADLADAHLTMARKVAGSDSPGDLTVNIGRGEGVSVRELADLVGEVSGLPLSPVVEPRRPGDAAKAVASAALISGELGWEAKRGVREMVESAWEGWCLRHPGAGRH, from the coding sequence ATGACGTGGCTGATCACAGGTGGTGCGGGGTACATCGGGGCGCATGTGGCGCGGGCAATGACGGACGCCGGTGAGCGGGTCGTCGTCCTCGACGATCTCTCCAGCGGTGTCGTCGAGCGCCTGCCCGAAGGCATGCCGCTGGTCCGCGGCTCGGTCCTGGACCGCGGGCTGCTCGACGAGACCCTTGCCCGGCACGAGATCAGCGGTGTGGTGCATCTCGCGGGACAGAAGCAGGTCGGGGAGTCCGTCGAGCAGCCGCTGCGCTACTACCGGGACAACGTGCACGGGCTGACGGTGCTGCTGGAGGCCGTGGTCGCCGCCGGGGTGCGGAACTTCCTGTTCTCCTCGTCGGCCGCCGTCTACGGCGTACCCGACGTGGAACTCATCACCGAAGCGACCCCGTGTCTGCCCATCAACCCCTACGGCGAGACGAAACTCGCCGGTGAGTGGCTGGTGCGGGCCACCGGCAGGGCTCACGGGCTGTCGACCGCCTGTCTGCGCTACTTCAACGTGGCGGGCGCGGGCGCCCCCGAGCTGGCGGACATCGGCGTGTACAACGTCATACCGATGTTCTTCGACCGGCTGACGCGTGGCGAGGATCCCCGGATCTTCGGCGACGACTACGCCACCCCGGACGGCACCTGCATCCGCGACTACATCCATGTCGCCGATCTCGCCGACGCCCATCTCACGATGGCCCGGAAGGTCGCGGGCTCGGACAGCCCCGGCGATCTCACGGTCAACATCGGTCGCGGCGAGGGCGTGTCGGTACGTGAGCTGGCAGATCTGGTGGGCGAGGTCTCCGGGCTGCCGCTGTCACCCGTGGTCGAGCCCCGGCGGCCGGGGGATGCGGCGAAGGCCGTGGCCTCCGCCGCGCTGATCAGCGGCGAGCTCGGCTGGGAAGCGAAGCGCGGAGTGCGCGAGATGGTCGAGTCGGCCTGGGAGGGCTGGTGCCTGCGACACCCCGGGGCAGGCCGGCACTGA
- a CDS encoding cation diffusion facilitator family transporter translates to MGAGHDHGHTHGGPPPTGTAAAAHRVRLRIALCITLTVMVVEIVGGLLADSLALIADAAHMATDGLGLAMALLAIHFANRPATGNRTFGFARAEILAALANCLLLLGVGGYVLYEAIQRFITPADTAGGLTIAFGLVGLVANMISLSVLVHGQKDSINVRGAYLEVLADALGSVAVLISAALILTTGWQTADPIASLVIGLMIVPRTVKLLRETLNVLLEAAPKDIDMGEVRAHILALPGVADVHDLHAWTITSGLPVLSAHVVVSPDVLDSVGHEKMLHDLQGCLGHHFDVEHCTFQLEPGGHAEHEAKLCH, encoded by the coding sequence ATGGGGGCTGGGCACGATCACGGACATACGCACGGTGGGCCGCCCCCGACGGGTACCGCGGCGGCAGCCCACCGTGTGCGGCTGCGGATCGCGCTCTGCATCACCCTGACCGTGATGGTCGTGGAGATCGTCGGCGGTCTGCTCGCCGACTCACTCGCGCTGATCGCGGACGCAGCGCACATGGCGACGGACGGACTCGGGCTCGCGATGGCGCTGCTCGCCATTCACTTCGCCAATCGTCCGGCGACGGGAAACCGCACCTTCGGTTTCGCCAGGGCCGAGATTCTGGCCGCACTGGCCAACTGTCTGCTGTTGCTCGGTGTCGGCGGGTACGTGCTGTACGAGGCAATCCAGCGGTTCATCACGCCGGCCGACACGGCGGGCGGGCTCACCATCGCCTTCGGTCTCGTCGGCCTGGTCGCCAACATGATCTCGCTCTCCGTCCTCGTCCACGGGCAGAAGGACAGCATCAACGTCCGTGGCGCCTATCTGGAGGTGCTCGCGGACGCGCTCGGCTCGGTCGCCGTACTGATCTCGGCCGCACTCATCCTCACCACCGGATGGCAGACGGCCGACCCCATCGCCTCGCTGGTGATCGGACTCATGATCGTTCCGCGAACGGTCAAGCTTCTGCGCGAGACTCTCAACGTGCTGCTCGAAGCTGCGCCGAAGGACATCGACATGGGCGAGGTGCGGGCCCATATCCTGGCGCTTCCCGGGGTGGCGGACGTCCACGACCTGCATGCCTGGACGATCACCTCAGGGTTGCCGGTACTTTCCGCGCATGTGGTGGTCAGTCCCGATGTGCTCGACTCGGTGGGGCACGAGAAGATGCTCCACGACCTGCAGGGCTGTCTCGGCCATCACTTCGACGTCGAGCACTGCACCTTCCAGCTGGAGCCGGGCGGCCACGCGGAACACGAAGCGAAACTCTGCCACTGA
- the idi gene encoding isopentenyl-diphosphate Delta-isomerase has protein sequence MSNGAAEAILLELVDESGTTIGTAEKLSAHQAPGQLHRAFSVFLFDESGRLLIQRRALGKYHSPGVWSNTCCGHPYPGESPFAASARRTYEELGVSPTLLAEAGTVRYNHPDPDSGLVEQEFNHLFVGLVRSPLRPDAGEVDDTAFVTAAELAERHSSAPFSSWFMTVLDAARPAIKELTGPHGGW, from the coding sequence ATGTCGAACGGCGCAGCAGAAGCGATCTTGCTCGAACTGGTCGATGAGAGCGGCACGACCATCGGGACGGCGGAGAAACTCTCCGCCCATCAGGCCCCTGGTCAGCTGCACCGGGCCTTCTCGGTGTTCCTCTTCGACGAGTCGGGACGACTGCTGATCCAGCGTCGGGCACTCGGCAAATACCACTCTCCGGGAGTGTGGTCCAACACCTGCTGCGGGCACCCCTACCCGGGCGAGTCCCCGTTCGCGGCCTCGGCCCGTCGCACTTATGAGGAACTGGGCGTCTCCCCCACGCTGCTCGCCGAGGCCGGCACGGTCCGCTACAACCACCCCGACCCGGACTCGGGCCTGGTGGAGCAGGAGTTCAACCATCTCTTCGTCGGTCTGGTGCGGTCGCCGCTGCGTCCCGATGCCGGGGAGGTCGACGACACGGCCTTCGTCACAGCGGCCGAGCTGGCGGAACGTCACTCATCTGCGCCGTTCTCCTCCTGGTTCATGACGGTGCTCGATGCGGCGCGCCCCGCGATCAAAGAGCTGACGGGGCCGCACGGCGGCTGGTGA
- a CDS encoding ATP-binding protein — protein MATIEREGGSRDMDGRGSNSPPDPEPARPLPYEGVWRFTAPSVDASVPQARHAVRDLLRRQQVPVDDDLVQGLLLIVSELVTNAVRHAALLSPEVAVEVAVGAAWIRVSVEDNHPYRPKALEADHGQTGGRGLMLVRETAAEAGGTCGVEQTASGGKVIWAALPLAPAFTSRRAAPSAL, from the coding sequence GTGGCGACAATCGAGCGCGAGGGTGGGAGCCGGGATATGGACGGCCGCGGGAGCAACAGCCCGCCAGACCCGGAACCCGCCCGCCCCCTGCCGTACGAAGGTGTCTGGCGTTTCACCGCTCCCTCGGTCGACGCCTCCGTACCGCAGGCCAGGCACGCGGTACGTGATCTGCTGAGGCGCCAGCAGGTGCCGGTCGACGACGACTTGGTCCAGGGCCTGCTGCTGATCGTTTCTGAACTGGTGACCAACGCTGTGCGGCACGCCGCTCTGCTGTCACCCGAGGTGGCCGTGGAGGTGGCGGTGGGGGCCGCGTGGATCCGGGTGTCCGTCGAGGACAATCATCCCTACCGGCCGAAGGCCCTGGAGGCCGATCACGGTCAGACCGGCGGCCGTGGACTCATGCTGGTCCGTGAGACCGCCGCCGAGGCGGGTGGAACCTGCGGGGTGGAGCAGACCGCGAGCGGCGGCAAGGTCATCTGGGCCGCGCTGCCGCTCGCTCCCGCTTTCACCAGCCGCCGTGCGGCCCCGTCAGCTCTTTGA
- a CDS encoding enoyl-CoA hydratase/isomerase family protein, whose amino-acid sequence MEPQLQHTVADGAATVVIDNPAKRNAMTAGMWSALPPLLDRLAADPAVRVLVLTGAGNTFCAGADISALHETAENAQALAVRAEEALAAFAKPTLAAVRGYCVGGGCQLAAACDFRFADEGASFGVTPARLGIVYPSPSTRRLVALVGPATAKYLLFSAELIGSDRALRTGLVDEVLPASGLGKRVAEFSRVLVSRSQLTQAAAKEFAQGRVDRDAYWSQQAGAAGDRAEGVAAFLERREPRFTWSPAPPAPGTTPG is encoded by the coding sequence ATGGAGCCGCAGCTGCAGCACACCGTCGCCGACGGAGCCGCCACCGTCGTCATCGACAACCCCGCCAAACGCAACGCCATGACGGCCGGGATGTGGAGTGCCCTTCCCCCGCTCCTCGACCGGCTGGCGGCCGATCCGGCCGTGCGCGTGCTGGTGCTGACCGGCGCGGGCAACACCTTCTGCGCGGGCGCGGACATCTCGGCCCTGCACGAGACCGCCGAGAACGCCCAGGCTCTCGCGGTGCGCGCCGAGGAAGCTCTCGCCGCGTTCGCGAAGCCCACACTGGCCGCCGTGCGCGGTTACTGCGTGGGAGGCGGCTGCCAGCTGGCCGCCGCGTGCGATTTCCGGTTCGCCGATGAGGGCGCGTCCTTCGGGGTGACACCCGCCAGACTCGGCATCGTCTATCCGTCACCCTCCACCCGCAGACTGGTCGCCCTGGTGGGTCCAGCCACCGCCAAATACCTGCTGTTCTCCGCCGAGTTGATCGGCTCGGACCGGGCACTGCGCACCGGCCTCGTCGACGAGGTGCTGCCCGCGAGCGGGCTCGGCAAGCGGGTGGCGGAGTTCAGCCGGGTGCTCGTCTCACGCTCGCAACTGACTCAGGCGGCTGCCAAGGAGTTCGCCCAGGGCCGCGTGGACCGCGACGCGTACTGGTCGCAGCAGGCCGGCGCGGCCGGCGACAGGGCCGAGGGTGTCGCCGCTTTCCTTGAGCGCCGTGAGCCCCGCTTCACCTGGAGCCCCGCGCCACCCGCCCCGGGGACTACTCCAGGATGA
- a CDS encoding DJ-1/PfpI family protein, whose amino-acid sequence MQTAIVLFDRFTALDAVGPYEMLCRIPGAETVFVAERPGPVRNDSGSLALVADRALGDVRHPDIVVVPGGPGQSAQMTNATLLDWLRTADSTSVWTTSVCTGSLLLAAAGLLTGRRATSHWLALGELAEFGAEPTGERVVTDGKFITAAGVSSGIDMGLALVGLVAGDEHAQAVQLATEYDPQPPYDAGSPLKAPAALVEKLRARSRFILE is encoded by the coding sequence ATGCAGACAGCCATCGTCCTCTTCGACCGGTTCACCGCACTGGACGCGGTAGGCCCCTACGAGATGCTCTGCCGGATCCCCGGCGCCGAGACGGTATTCGTCGCGGAGCGGCCCGGCCCGGTGCGCAACGACAGCGGCAGTCTCGCCCTCGTCGCGGACCGGGCGCTCGGCGACGTGAGACACCCCGACATCGTGGTGGTGCCCGGCGGACCGGGCCAGTCGGCCCAGATGACCAACGCGACGCTGCTCGACTGGCTGCGGACGGCCGACTCCACCAGCGTCTGGACGACCTCCGTCTGCACCGGCTCGCTGTTGCTCGCGGCGGCGGGCCTGCTCACCGGCCGCCGGGCGACATCGCACTGGCTGGCACTCGGCGAACTCGCGGAATTCGGCGCCGAGCCGACCGGTGAACGAGTTGTCACCGACGGGAAGTTCATCACCGCTGCCGGGGTTTCCTCGGGCATCGACATGGGTCTCGCCCTGGTGGGCTTGGTCGCGGGCGACGAACACGCGCAGGCCGTACAGCTGGCCACCGAGTACGACCCCCAGCCCCCCTACGACGCGGGGTCGCCGCTGAAGGCGCCGGCCGCGCTGGTGGAGAAACTCCGCGCCCGGAGCCGGTTCATCCTGGAGTAG
- a CDS encoding GlxA family transcriptional regulator has protein sequence MTQRSVLVVLFDDLQSLDVSGPVEVFSGAGRLRGDTYRIRTASLDGAPVRTSSGLTLVPDCALADAVTPHTLLVPGGPGTRRPDPLLIEWLRLYAPPATRIVSVCTGALLLAAAGLLDGRRATTHWSVCGHMARTFPAVHVDPDPIFVRDGKFATSAGVTAGIDLALALVEEDCGRDTALAVARHLVVFLRRPGNQAQFSAQLAAQTARREPLRTIQQWITEHPGDDLSVESLAGRARLSPRHFARAFRSETGTTPGRYVEQVRLEHARRLLEDTTGGIEEISRACGYGTPEAMRRAFVKSLATAPAEYRRRFRSGTPPTDRHAAI, from the coding sequence ATGACCCAGCGATCCGTGCTGGTCGTCCTCTTCGACGATCTGCAGAGCCTCGACGTCAGCGGCCCAGTGGAGGTCTTCTCCGGAGCCGGCCGCCTCCGCGGGGACACCTACCGGATCCGCACCGCGTCACTCGACGGCGCCCCCGTGCGCACGTCCAGCGGGCTCACCCTTGTGCCCGACTGCGCCCTGGCCGACGCCGTGACGCCGCACACCTTGCTCGTGCCCGGCGGCCCCGGGACCCGTCGTCCCGATCCCCTGCTGATCGAGTGGCTGCGCCTGTACGCACCGCCGGCAACGCGCATCGTCTCGGTGTGCACCGGGGCGTTGCTGCTCGCCGCGGCGGGGCTGCTGGACGGCCGGCGGGCCACCACCCACTGGTCGGTCTGCGGCCACATGGCCAGGACGTTTCCGGCCGTGCACGTCGACCCGGACCCGATCTTCGTGAGGGACGGGAAGTTCGCCACGTCGGCCGGGGTCACCGCAGGGATAGATCTGGCGCTGGCGCTGGTCGAGGAGGACTGCGGCAGGGACACCGCGCTGGCCGTCGCCCGGCATCTCGTGGTCTTCCTCAGACGTCCCGGGAACCAGGCCCAGTTCAGTGCCCAGCTCGCCGCACAGACCGCCCGCCGTGAGCCGCTGCGAACGATCCAGCAGTGGATCACCGAGCACCCGGGAGACGACCTGTCGGTGGAATCGCTGGCCGGCCGGGCCCGCCTCTCACCCCGTCACTTCGCCCGTGCGTTCCGGTCGGAGACCGGGACGACCCCGGGCCGCTACGTGGAACAGGTGCGCCTGGAGCACGCCAGACGCCTCCTGGAGGACACCACCGGCGGAATCGAGGAGATCTCCCGCGCCTGCGGCTACGGCACCCCGGAGGCGATGCGCCGGGCCTTCGTGAAGTCACTCGCCACCGCGCCGGCGGAATACCGCCGCCGCTTCCGTTCGGGCACTCCGCCCACCGACCGGCACGCCGCTATCTGA
- a CDS encoding SCO6745 family protein, with amino-acid sequence MTSLQPRAGRRCHNSVNPLHSTLYFSPDFTQQLAGVGIDDPQAAYFAGRGAAMGAVGPGTVAATFYNFNPELIARHLPAVWETASPQTVLDARLRAVDATLRRLLGDDAVASDEMAEAARLALRAAEACSRHARPLYAAHADLPVPEQPHLAFWHAATLLREHRGDGHLAVLLAAGLDPLEALVSHTATGKGMAPRWILATRGWRRTDWDAAAERLRGRGLLDAESGLTEAGAQLRQDVEADTDRLDSAPYEHLGAEGVERLTELGRGFLVTAASAGAFPGDLSG; translated from the coding sequence ATGACCTCCCTCCAGCCGCGCGCCGGCCGCCGCTGCCACAACTCCGTCAATCCCCTGCACTCCACGTTGTACTTCTCCCCCGACTTCACGCAGCAGCTCGCCGGGGTGGGAATCGACGATCCGCAGGCCGCCTACTTCGCCGGGCGGGGAGCTGCGATGGGGGCTGTGGGGCCCGGCACCGTCGCCGCCACCTTCTACAACTTCAACCCCGAGCTGATCGCCCGGCACCTCCCCGCCGTATGGGAGACGGCCTCACCGCAGACCGTGCTCGACGCACGGCTGCGGGCGGTCGATGCCACCCTGCGCAGGCTGCTCGGCGACGACGCAGTCGCCTCCGACGAGATGGCGGAAGCGGCCCGACTGGCGCTGCGCGCGGCGGAGGCCTGCTCACGGCACGCCCGGCCGCTGTACGCCGCGCATGCCGATCTCCCAGTGCCCGAGCAGCCGCACCTGGCCTTCTGGCACGCCGCGACCCTGCTCCGTGAGCACCGGGGCGACGGCCATCTGGCGGTGCTCCTCGCCGCCGGGCTCGATCCGCTGGAGGCACTGGTCAGCCACACGGCGACCGGCAAGGGGATGGCGCCGCGGTGGATCCTCGCCACCCGGGGCTGGCGCAGGACGGACTGGGACGCCGCGGCGGAACGGCTGCGCGGGCGGGGGCTGCTGGACGCCGAGAGCGGTCTGACGGAAGCCGGGGCCCAGCTGCGCCAGGATGTCGAGGCGGACACCGACCGCCTCGACAGCGCGCCGTACGAGCACCTGGGCGCGGAGGGTGTGGAGCGGCTCACCGAACTGGGCCGGGGCTTCCTCGTCACGGCCGCGAGCGCAGGCGCGTTCCCGGGAGATCTGAGCGGCTGA
- a CDS encoding LPFR motif small protein produces MLSAIADVLRQIGGAIATVVTLPFRAVARLFGGASSSARGHGV; encoded by the coding sequence GTGCTGAGCGCCATAGCAGATGTACTGCGTCAGATCGGTGGCGCGATCGCCACCGTCGTCACCCTGCCGTTCCGGGCGGTCGCCCGGCTCTTCGGCGGAGCCTCGAGTTCCGCGAGGGGCCACGGGGTGTGA
- a CDS encoding Tex family protein: MTTTTTPASIEGRIAEELGVRERQVKAAVELLDGGSTVPFVARYRKEATEMLDDAQLRTIEERLRYLRELEDRRAAVLESVREQGKLDAPLEAQIRAAETKARLEDIYLPFKPKRRTKAQIAREAGLEPLANGLLSDPSAEPLSAAAGFVDPEKGVADPAAALEGARSILAERFGEDADLTGELRERMWSRGRLTSKVRRGKEEAGAKFADYFDFGEPFSALPSHRVLAMLRGEKEDVLELVMEPEEPSEAPGPSVYEGMIARRFGVTDRGRPGDTWLAETVRWSWRTRILVHLGIDLRLRLRTAAEDEAVRVFASNLRDLLLAAPAGTRATLGLDPGFRTGVKVAVVDATGKVVATDVIHPHVPANRWDESLAKLARLAKEHAVDLIAIGNGTASRETDKLAGELCAAHPELKLTKVMVSEAGASVYSASAFASQELPDMDVTLRGAVSIARRLQDPLAELVKIDPKSIGVGQYQHDLSEVKLSRSLDAVVEDCVNGVGVDVNTASAPLLSRVSGIGSGLAENIVAHRDANGPFRSRKALKDVARLGPKAYEQCAGFLRIRDGEDPLDASSVHPEAYPVVRAMAKTAGAGSLVGNAVLVRSLDPADFVNETFGLPTVTDILRELEKPGRDPRPAFRTATFKEGVEKLGDLTPGMVLEGVVTNVAAFGAFVDIGVHQDGLVHVSALSRTFVKDPRDVVKPGDIVKVKVMDVDIPRKRISLTLRLDDEAAAKPAAGERRERGQGGRPPQPRQGGGRAQRGGGGGGRQSSAPAPANSAMADALRRAGLTDPKPGGGRRG; the protein is encoded by the coding sequence GTGACCACGACGACCACCCCAGCTTCCATCGAAGGCAGGATTGCCGAGGAACTCGGCGTCCGGGAACGGCAGGTGAAGGCCGCCGTGGAGCTGCTCGACGGCGGCTCCACCGTCCCGTTCGTCGCGCGTTACCGCAAGGAAGCGACCGAGATGCTCGACGATGCGCAGCTGCGCACCATCGAGGAACGGCTGCGCTATCTGCGAGAGCTTGAGGACCGGCGGGCCGCGGTTCTGGAGTCCGTACGGGAACAGGGCAAGCTGGACGCCCCTCTGGAGGCGCAGATCCGGGCCGCCGAGACCAAGGCGCGGCTCGAGGACATCTATCTGCCGTTCAAGCCGAAGCGTCGGACCAAGGCTCAGATCGCCCGCGAGGCAGGCCTCGAGCCCCTTGCCAACGGTCTGCTGTCCGACCCTTCGGCGGAGCCGCTGTCGGCCGCCGCGGGGTTCGTCGACCCGGAGAAAGGGGTGGCTGACCCTGCCGCCGCCCTGGAGGGTGCGCGTTCCATTCTCGCCGAGCGCTTCGGTGAGGACGCCGACCTCACCGGTGAGCTGCGCGAGCGGATGTGGTCACGCGGGCGGCTCACGTCGAAGGTGCGGCGCGGCAAGGAGGAGGCGGGCGCCAAGTTCGCCGACTACTTCGACTTCGGCGAGCCGTTCAGCGCGCTGCCCTCCCACCGGGTGCTCGCCATGCTGCGGGGCGAGAAGGAGGACGTCCTCGAGCTCGTCATGGAGCCCGAGGAGCCTTCGGAAGCCCCCGGCCCGTCGGTGTACGAGGGCATGATCGCCCGGCGCTTCGGGGTGACCGACCGCGGCAGACCTGGCGACACCTGGCTGGCGGAGACGGTCCGCTGGTCGTGGCGGACCAGGATCCTGGTCCATCTGGGCATCGATCTGCGGCTGCGGCTGCGCACCGCCGCCGAGGACGAGGCCGTCAGGGTCTTCGCGTCGAATCTGCGCGATCTGCTGCTCGCCGCGCCGGCAGGGACGCGGGCCACTCTCGGGCTGGACCCGGGATTCCGCACCGGGGTCAAGGTCGCTGTCGTCGACGCGACCGGCAAGGTCGTGGCGACCGATGTGATCCATCCGCACGTCCCGGCGAACCGCTGGGACGAGTCGCTCGCCAAGCTGGCACGGCTGGCGAAGGAGCACGCGGTCGATCTGATCGCCATCGGCAACGGCACCGCGTCCCGGGAGACCGACAAGCTCGCCGGTGAGCTGTGTGCCGCACACCCCGAGCTGAAGCTGACGAAGGTGATGGTTTCGGAGGCGGGTGCCTCGGTGTACTCGGCGTCCGCCTTCGCCTCCCAGGAACTGCCGGACATGGATGTCACGCTGCGCGGGGCGGTATCGATCGCCCGCCGGCTGCAGGATCCTCTCGCCGAGCTGGTCAAGATCGACCCCAAGTCGATCGGGGTCGGCCAGTATCAGCACGACCTCTCCGAGGTGAAGCTGTCCCGTTCGCTCGACGCGGTCGTCGAGGACTGCGTGAACGGCGTGGGGGTGGACGTCAACACCGCGTCAGCGCCGCTGCTTTCGCGAGTTTCCGGCATCGGTTCGGGGCTCGCCGAGAACATCGTGGCGCACCGGGACGCCAACGGCCCCTTCCGGTCCCGCAAGGCGCTCAAGGATGTGGCACGGCTGGGGCCGAAGGCGTACGAACAGTGCGCGGGCTTCCTGCGGATCAGGGACGGCGAAGACCCGCTGGACGCATCCAGCGTGCACCCCGAGGCGTATCCCGTGGTGCGGGCGATGGCGAAGACCGCGGGCGCAGGCTCACTGGTCGGCAATGCGGTGCTGGTGCGGTCGCTGGATCCGGCCGATTTCGTGAACGAGACCTTCGGTCTGCCCACGGTCACCGACATTCTGCGGGAGCTGGAGAAGCCGGGGCGCGACCCGCGGCCCGCGTTCAGGACAGCCACCTTCAAGGAAGGCGTGGAGAAGCTCGGCGACCTGACACCCGGGATGGTCCTGGAAGGTGTCGTCACCAATGTCGCGGCCTTCGGGGCGTTCGTCGACATCGGCGTGCACCAGGACGGCCTCGTACATGTCTCCGCGCTGTCCAGGACCTTCGTCAAGGATCCGCGGGACGTGGTGAAGCCGGGTGACATCGTCAAGGTGAAGGTGATGGACGTCGACATCCCGCGGAAGCGGATCTCGCTGACCCTGCGCCTGGACGACGAGGCTGCGGCGAAGCCGGCCGCCGGAGAGCGGCGGGAGCGCGGTCAGGGCGGCAGACCTCCGCAGCCGCGGCAGGGCGGCGGCCGTGCCCAGCGCGGCGGCGGAGGTGGCGGACGGCAGTCCTCCGCTCCGGCTCCCGCGAACAGCGCGATGGCGGACGCCCTCCGGCGGGCCGGTCTGACCGACCCGAAGCCGGGCGGGGGCAGGCGCGGCTGA